DNA sequence from the Centroberyx gerrardi isolate f3 chromosome 2, fCenGer3.hap1.cur.20231027, whole genome shotgun sequence genome:
CTTGGGCCTTTTAGAAAACGTTCAGGGAAAAGGCTTCATGATTTAGTCTGCAACACTACTACACATGGttgtatctctatctctcttatCTCAAGCACGGTAACTGTCCCTTTCTCCATTTAGGTGAGTCTGGCTTATGCCTACGAGACCAAGCACTCCCTTTGCATGGTTCTGACCATGATGAATGGTGGGGACCTGAGATTCCATATTTATAACATTGGTCCCCCTggcctggacagagagagagtgcagttCTACGCTGCAGAAGTTTGCTGTGGTCTGAACCACCTCCACCAAAAGTCTATAGTTTATAGGTCAGTGTATTTTCCATACTTGCAGTGCATAATGTCGCATCAATCCCTCAACTGTCCTGGAGATACTGGCACACAAGTAATGTGTTCACTGATTCCAATGCTATGTTTGATGTTGCAGGGATCTGAAACCAGAAAACATTCTCTTGGATGACGATGGTATGTACGGTCTCAGAGTAAAGGCACTAGGCGGATCAAAGAGAAAAGCTAGTCTAGCTTTTAAGTCTAGTAGACAGGGGATTCCCAAATAATTTATGCAAACATCTGGCTTTGCCATTCATAGCATTGGCTGTTTGGGACTGTGAAACTGGTCAGGAGGACCTTATAATGACTGAAGCTCTGCCAGACACAGGCAATCTCAGGTCAATCTGAGTCATTCTTTAGATGCATCTACTTGTTCTTGAGAATCAGGAAATGCTGTTGATGGTATTTTGACATGGGTAAAAACCCAGGCAGTTGCAGATTCAGGAAGTTAAACGTCAGTGAGAGTCAGGTGTGGTGAAATCTATTTTAAGAAATTCTTGCACCTGTTCCTCCATACTTGGAGGAACAGGAAACTTGGAAGTGTTTAACATGCCTCAGTAATTACAAACTACTGCTACCGTACCTATATTTATCACATTTTTATGTCAGCACCAACTGTATTATATAGTCCTTCACACCTTAATAGTGCTGTCAAGCATGCCACACTGAAAGGAGAAGGAAATAGAAAATGCTGGGAAACACATGCTAATGCTGTTTAGACACTATAGGGCAAGTACAACAGGAACACAAAAGATTGCAACAGTGAGATCACATCCATGATTTGTATTTGTTGACCCAAGGGCACATCCGCATCTCTGACCTGGGCCTGGCTGTGAGGCTGCCTGAGGGGAATCTGGTGCGAGGCAGGGTGGGCACCATGGGCTATATGGGTATGTACCTCAACCATGGTCCATGGAGGcccaacagtctgcaggttttcaattaaacaaaatgatacagcagctgatttcaccatcaaccagagaggaggaaatgatcCGTAAAATTAGCTGCTGTAGTATTTGGtgcaaatgaaaacctgcagactcttgggtcacGAGAGCAACATGATTCAAAACCACTGCCTTACGCCACACAGAAACAATACAGAGAACACCTTTCACTGCAATTGTATTACTGTGCTATTGCCAAACCACCGCAACAGAGCAGATATGGAGTTTATTCATTTGCTTCCTGATCTCAGCTCCTGAGGTGATCGGTCATGAGTATTACGGGGTGAGTCCTGACTGGTGGGGACTTGGTTGTCTGGTATACGAAATGACCGTGGGACAGGCCCCATTCCGGGCACGAGGCGAGCACCTGAAAGGatcagagatggagaaaaggatTCGAACAGAGAAGGAGGAATATGGGGAGATGTTTAGCAGTGAGGTGAAGGACCTCTGTTGCTCGGTGAGTTCTTAGAGATCTGCCTGCCTCTCAACCGCTAAACAGGCTGCGTACATGAGTCAAAACTACATCAATTGCAGATCCATGTCTCATTGATTATTCATTAGTTACCTCTTTCTTGTATCGTAGCTGTTGACCAAAGACCCAAACCACAGGTTGGGTTGCCAGGCCTCCGGGTGGAAAGATGTTCAATCACATCCTTTCTTCCAAACCATCAACTTCAGGATGCTAGAGGAAGGACTTGTGGAGCCGCCGTTTAAACCTGATGTAAGGACCCTAACAATTTATCTGACTTCAACTTCAAAAATGTTAAATGAGacacagaaaattaaaaactaTATCTCATTGAAATGTCCATTTAGTTTTTGTGCTTTATCTAGGGGTGAAGCTTACCCCTGCCACCTGTTGCATGGGCTGTGAtaagtgatgtagtggtaaataaaaaggaggctAAACTATggcctccagttggtgatcattgTAAgacaaacatccaccaatataaataaaaccaaGTATGTTTTCATAAAAGCAGTAATTCATGCTTTCTTCTTTAAAAGACGCTATCCTTATGTCATGTTTTAGTCTTAAAGGTGGGTAAAATTCATTCCACAAATATAAAGGTAGTAAAACTGAATATAGGTGGGTCTATCCTCCACTGTATCCCTGATTCACTGTTCTGTGCTTTCTCTTCTGCTGTGCTCTGCTTCTATTTACTCTACTCTGCTGTAGCCCAGATTGGTGTACTGCAGTGATGTGCAGGACATTGACGAGTTCTCGACAGTGAAGGGAGTCAGTCTGGACCAAATAGACAATGACTTCTACTGCAAGTTCAACACAGGCAGCGTCCCTATAACCTGGCAAAATGAGGTACAATAAAAAAGGCTTTCCTAAGTTACGTCCAACTTTCTGTCCAGACAGAATCTAGAAACGGActtgtcttttcctctctctctctccccactagATTATAGAGATGGGATGTTTCAGGGAGCTGAATGTGTTTGGCCCTCAAGGCTCTCCTTCTCCAGACCTGGACTGGAACCAGGCCCCCGAGGCTCCCAAGCGCAGCCTGCTGGACCGCATCTTACGCAGAAATGTGAGAACACACcctagtgtttgttttttaggtgatagtgtttgtgtttgaaagCTGAatatttcctctttctttccttggAATTGCAGCCACCAGAGGTGACAGAAGACCAAAGCAGACAGTCCTTACTCTCCAGTGAGAACTCCCTGGAGCCAGGTCTAGTCAGCACTGCCCTCTAGGGACTGCACAGAGGCCGCTCTTATGTCGCTAGACACAACCAGAGACGATACAATCAACAATCCCTCCCGTGTGTCCC
Encoded proteins:
- the LOC139910663 gene encoding G protein-coupled receptor kinase 5; amino-acid sequence: MEIESMVANSALIRAREGGGGKGRSWKWKEMLRFPHISQCVELAMSIERDYFSLCVKQPIGKKLFQLFCRSRPDLQNYISLQDALDDFETKSDEERGDFGISIIQRFLRSQSNQCVDVVQRHEQSCIENLELDPCGDIFHDCREDLHKYLSGHPFLQYQQSMFFDRLLQWKTLERQPITKHIFRQYRPLGKGGFGEVWACQVRATGKMYACKKLEKTHVKKRRGESMALNEKQILEGLDSRFVVSLAYAYETKHSLCMVLTMMNGGDLRFHIYNIGPPGLDRERVQFYAAEVCCGLNHLHQKSIVYRDLKPENILLDDDGHIRISDLGLAVRLPEGNLVRGRVGTMGYMAPEVIGHEYYGVSPDWWGLGCLVYEMTVGQAPFRARGEHLKGSEMEKRIRTEKEEYGEMFSSEVKDLCCSLLTKDPNHRLGCQASGWKDVQSHPFFQTINFRMLEEGLVEPPFKPDPRLVYCSDVQDIDEFSTVKGVSLDQIDNDFYCKFNTGSVPITWQNEIIEMGCFRELNVFGPQGSPSPDLDWNQAPEAPKRSLLDRILRRNPPEVTEDQSRQSLLSSENSLEPGLVSTAL